A genome region from Haliotis asinina isolate JCU_RB_2024 chromosome 11, JCU_Hal_asi_v2, whole genome shotgun sequence includes the following:
- the LOC137255422 gene encoding rhodopsin-like, translating to MPFVDQRLIDLLYDMEAINWTIFSYNISDMLDRYDFNEEDADEYERLYAAGVYINNYYLWIIFGFGFPGNIASTVTLSRMKPMTTSKFYVALLAIIDNLAILQKLIYHQLTYHEVTIGSTGCRIMNFLYLCLVTYSNWILVFMAIERFMAVTIPLRVTVIWNLNRARLSMIILGVVIAGIYFHAFWTTLSHDGMQCGIAEKYIFFYKRIWYWINASLYSFIPSVILIVCNVLITLRVRKSRQRRSRLYSETERERRVHLNRYERQITAMLLTVAVAFLILTLPRTIFILIHSSWTPGRLSLNYARKLLLDQLTFFLCDATHAVNFYLYFITGQKFRQSFIGTVFGQSHNSSVAFNHSRVQMTLNGSGDTSLNPGSLTCKTCVNVKGHEWIVLQQRHVYK from the exons ATGCCGTTCGTCGACCAGC GCTTGATAGATCTGCTTTACGATATGGAGGCGATTAATTGGACAATCTTTTCATATAATATATCTGACATGTTAGACAGGTATGACTTTAATGAAGAGGATGCAGATGAATACGAGAGGCTATATGCAGCTGGAGTGTACATAAACAACTATTATCTGTGGATCATCTTTGGATTTGGGTTCCCTGGAAACATTGCCAGCACTGTCACCCTGAGCAGAATGAAACCAATGACGACATCGAAATTTTATGTGGCGCTTCTGGCTATCATTGACAATCTGGCAATTCTACAGAAGCTTATTTATCATCAGCTAACGTACCACGAAGTTACGATTGGAAGCACCGGTTGTAGAATAATGAACTTTCTTTATCTTTGCCTCGTGACGTACTCAAATTGGATACTTGTGTTTATGGCGATTGAACGGTTCATGGCAGTAACAATTCCATTAAGAGTGACTGTTATCTGGAACCTGAATCGTGCTCGGTTGAGTATGATTATTCTTGGTGTGGTTATTGCAGGAATATACTTCCACGCGTTTTGGACCACACTGTCTCATGATGGCATGCAGTGTGGAATCGCAGAGAAGTACATTTTCTTCTATAAAAGGATATGGTACTGGATCAACGCCTCGCTCTACTCGTTCATTCCATCAGTCATCCTTATTGTTTGTAACGTATTAATTACACTTCGAGTTAGGAAATCTCGACAGAGGAGAAGTCGACTTTATTCTGAGACTGAACGTGAGAGGAGAGTTCATCTGAATCGGTACGAAAGGCAAATTACGGCCATGCTTTTGACTGTGGCCGTGGCGTTTCTAATTCTGACTTTACCGAGAACCATCTTCATCTTGATCCATTCTTCGTGGACGCCTGGACGATTGTCTCTGAATTACGCCAGAAAACTTTTGCTTGACCAGTTGACGTTTTTCTTATGTGATGCCACCCATGCTGTAAATTTTTACCTGTATTTCATCACTGGTCAAAAGTTTCGGCAGAGTTTTATTGGTACTGTGTTTGGGCAGTCCCACAACTCTAGTGTAGCGTTTAATCATTCCCGTGTACAAATGACCCTCAATGGGAGCGGGGACACATCCCTTAATCCTGGGAGTTTAACGTGTAAAACATGTGTGAACGTCAAAGGGCATGAATGGATCGTGCTCCAACAACGCCACGTCTATAAATAA